The proteins below are encoded in one region of Fibrella aestuarina BUZ 2:
- a CDS encoding outer membrane beta-barrel protein, with translation MRQLLLALLLLPVSLLAQKTSPRIGTVQGVVLDSATRKPLLEANVSLLSARDSSFVQVQSTGGDGDFRLHNIAAGTYRVLVTFVGYESKAVRVTITADRPDVALGTLLLQPQTQTLGEVAVKAERAPVSVKGDTLEFNAGSFKTQPNAQVEDLIRKLPGMEVDRDGNVKAQGQDVKRVLVDGKPFFGNDPKMATRNLPADMVERVQVFDRQSDQSQFSGVDDGERDRTINIVTKRDRRRGVFGQNAAGYGADEANDPRYQVRLGVNRFNNGQQLSAIGQFNNINQQGFTGEGLSTGGGQFGGGGQGGNGGGGGGRQTITNTGGGSSSGSNGLGPTGITRALAGGLNFSDALGTKVDLSSSYFLNQTNTRNLQTNFRETTIPGRNGGAPTVNLTNSHNESDNTYTSHRFNVQLNWRLDSMNSLRVIPNLTYSPNVSNSANNSRTTDAAGNLLNSSVGTFRNEGRNLSGTNVLLWMHKFKRRGRTFSANLATTINDQNSTGLNQSRNEFARSTDVGSLTSVPGSSTVTPGTSGTGPFATNINQQNRQITDAITNNVTLSYTEPLSLAKTLEFRYSLSSSNNESDRRVDDFNEATGQYDRVNTNLTNRFNNLFLTNRAGISYQFRRVKYQYTLGFDAQEASLQSDNLSKDTRISKSFFNMLPNARFQYNLGRNRNFTADYRTRVNAPSVTQLQPVIDNSNPLYIRQGNPELRPEYTHSLNLNYRTFNQSTFQNFVASVSLTNTYNRIVNATTISPAGAQIIQPVNADGFYSFFGFVSYGKPATWGGQRVNINLTTNINGSRGISYVNQLLNRSLTVGFGQGLNLNTNLNEKTDLLLSGNVTYSIANYSAQPQQNARYLTTTGNFRGFHRFGQRFFAQTDAYFIANAGRAAGYNQQFVLLNASVGQYLFRNKQGEWRLTGYDLLNQNRSITRNTSETYVEDTQSLVLRRYVMLTFAYTIRYFAPMRAN, from the coding sequence ATGCGTCAACTTCTCTTGGCTCTGCTGCTCCTGCCGGTTTCTTTGTTGGCCCAGAAAACGTCGCCGCGGATTGGCACGGTGCAGGGGGTCGTGCTCGACTCCGCCACCCGCAAACCGCTGCTCGAAGCCAACGTCTCGCTGCTCTCGGCGCGGGATTCGTCGTTCGTGCAGGTGCAGAGCACGGGTGGCGACGGCGATTTCAGGCTCCATAACATAGCGGCAGGTACGTACCGGGTGCTGGTAACCTTTGTGGGGTACGAATCAAAAGCGGTACGCGTGACCATCACCGCCGACCGGCCCGACGTGGCGCTGGGTACGTTGCTGCTTCAGCCCCAGACCCAAACGCTGGGCGAAGTAGCCGTGAAGGCCGAACGGGCGCCGGTGAGCGTGAAGGGTGATACGCTCGAGTTCAACGCCGGCTCGTTCAAGACGCAACCCAATGCGCAGGTGGAGGACCTGATTCGGAAGCTACCGGGCATGGAGGTCGACCGCGACGGGAACGTCAAGGCGCAGGGGCAGGATGTGAAGCGGGTGTTGGTGGATGGTAAACCGTTCTTCGGGAATGACCCCAAGATGGCGACCCGCAACCTCCCCGCCGATATGGTGGAGCGGGTACAGGTGTTCGACCGGCAGTCGGATCAGTCACAGTTTTCGGGCGTCGATGATGGCGAGCGCGACCGCACCATCAACATCGTCACCAAGCGCGACCGGCGGCGGGGTGTCTTCGGGCAGAATGCAGCGGGCTACGGGGCCGATGAGGCCAACGATCCGCGCTATCAGGTACGGTTGGGTGTAAACCGCTTCAACAACGGGCAGCAGCTATCGGCCATCGGGCAGTTCAACAACATCAACCAGCAGGGTTTCACGGGCGAAGGCCTGAGTACAGGCGGCGGGCAATTTGGGGGCGGCGGTCAGGGTGGCAACGGTGGCGGTGGCGGCGGGCGGCAAACCATCACTAACACTGGTGGGGGTAGTTCGTCGGGCAGCAACGGGCTGGGGCCAACCGGCATCACGCGGGCGCTGGCGGGCGGGCTCAATTTCTCCGATGCGCTGGGGACCAAAGTCGACCTGAGCAGCAGTTACTTCCTGAACCAGACCAACACGCGCAACCTGCAAACCAATTTCCGCGAAACGACGATTCCGGGCCGAAACGGGGGCGCACCGACGGTGAACCTGACCAACAGCCACAACGAAAGCGACAACACCTACACCTCGCACCGGTTCAACGTGCAGCTCAACTGGCGCCTCGACTCGATGAACTCGTTGCGCGTAATCCCGAACCTGACTTATTCGCCCAACGTGTCGAACAGTGCCAATAACAGCCGTACCACCGACGCCGCCGGGAACCTGCTCAACAGCAGCGTGGGTACGTTCCGCAACGAGGGCCGCAACCTGTCGGGGACGAATGTGCTGTTGTGGATGCACAAGTTCAAGCGGCGGGGGCGCACTTTCTCGGCCAACCTGGCCACGACGATCAACGACCAGAACAGCACGGGGCTGAATCAGTCAAGAAACGAGTTTGCGCGCTCAACGGACGTGGGCAGCCTGACGAGCGTGCCTGGCAGCAGCACCGTCACGCCGGGTACGTCGGGAACGGGGCCGTTCGCCACCAACATCAACCAGCAGAACCGCCAGATCACCGACGCGATCACTAACAACGTAACGCTGTCGTATACCGAGCCGCTGTCGCTGGCCAAAACGCTAGAGTTTCGGTATTCGCTCAGCAGCAGCAACAACGAGTCGGACCGGCGGGTAGACGATTTCAACGAAGCGACGGGGCAGTATGACCGCGTCAACACAAACTTGACCAACCGCTTCAACAACCTGTTTCTAACCAACCGGGCGGGGATTTCGTACCAGTTTCGGCGCGTAAAATACCAATATACCCTGGGTTTCGACGCTCAGGAAGCCTCCCTGCAATCCGACAACCTTAGCAAAGACACCCGGATCAGCAAGTCGTTTTTCAACATGCTGCCCAACGCCCGATTCCAATACAACCTGGGCCGCAATCGCAACTTCACTGCCGACTACCGCACCCGCGTCAACGCGCCGTCGGTCACGCAGCTACAGCCCGTAATCGACAACAGCAATCCGCTCTATATCCGGCAGGGCAACCCCGAACTTCGGCCCGAGTACACGCACTCGCTGAACCTTAACTACCGCACCTTCAACCAGAGTACCTTCCAGAATTTCGTGGCGTCGGTGAGCCTCACCAATACGTACAACCGCATCGTCAATGCGACGACCATCTCCCCCGCCGGGGCGCAGATCATTCAGCCGGTGAATGCGGATGGGTTTTATTCGTTCTTCGGGTTTGTCAGCTACGGCAAGCCAGCCACCTGGGGCGGGCAACGCGTCAACATCAACCTGACCACCAATATCAACGGCTCACGGGGAATCAGCTACGTCAACCAACTGCTCAACCGGTCACTGACGGTTGGCTTTGGCCAGGGGTTGAACCTGAACACCAACCTGAACGAGAAAACCGACCTGTTGCTGTCGGGCAACGTCACCTACTCCATCGCCAACTACTCGGCTCAACCGCAGCAGAACGCACGTTACCTGACCACGACCGGCAACTTCCGGGGCTTTCACCGGTTTGGGCAGCGCTTCTTTGCCCAGACGGACGCCTATTTTATTGCCAACGCCGGCCGGGCGGCGGGCTATAACCAGCAGTTTGTGTTACTGAATGCCAGCGTGGGGCAATACCTGTTCCGCAACAAACAGGGCGAGTGGCGCCTGACGGGCTACGACCTGCTAAACCAGAACCGCAGCATCACGCGCAACACCAGCGAGACGTATGTGGAAGACACGCAGAGTCTGGTGCTGCGCCGCTACGTCATGCTGACGTTTGCCTACACCATCCGCTATTTTGCGCCGATGCGAGCCAATTAA
- a CDS encoding TldD/PmbA family protein, translated as MNRRHFIQQAGLGLGALSLANVPVAGIPVMGYAVSPERLLEPGIDVAAKKRLSDVALNAAKSKGATYADVRIGRYLQQYLFTRENRVQSVTNAESFGVGVRVIANGTWGFAATSDVTPDGIAKAAQTAVAIAKANARLQKEPVQLAPQAGVGDVSWKTPIKRNAFEVPVQEKVDLLLKVNGEAMKNGAAFMQSNLFFINEQKYFASTDGSYIDQDIHRIWPTFTATATDRQAGKFQTRDAISSPMGMGYEYLDGSASEKIPGPNGLVGYRNGYDMVEDAIMAAKQAKEKLTARTVQAGKYDLVLDPNHLGLTIHESVGHPTELDRVLGYEANYAGTSFATLDKWKTKSFNYGSKLVNIVADKTQPYTLGTVGYDDEGVPAKQWDLIKDGVLVNYQAIRDQAAIIGEKASHGCCYADNWSSVQFQRMPNVSLKAGTEKRSVNDMIKDVEKGIYIIGRGSYSIDQQRYNFQFGGQLFYEIKNGQLAGMLNDVAYQSNTQEFWNSCAQLCDQDDYRTFGSFFDGKGQPSQVSAVSHGSATTRFNGVNVINTGRKI; from the coding sequence ATGAATAGACGACACTTCATTCAACAGGCAGGGCTCGGATTGGGGGCCTTGTCGCTGGCTAACGTACCTGTGGCCGGCATCCCGGTGATGGGTTACGCCGTTTCGCCCGAACGGCTACTCGAACCCGGCATTGATGTGGCTGCCAAAAAGCGCCTGTCCGACGTAGCCCTGAATGCCGCCAAGAGCAAAGGCGCGACCTACGCCGACGTGCGCATCGGCCGTTACTTACAGCAGTACCTGTTTACCCGCGAGAATCGTGTGCAGAGCGTGACCAATGCTGAGAGCTTCGGCGTGGGGGTGAGGGTAATTGCCAACGGCACCTGGGGCTTCGCGGCCACCTCCGACGTAACGCCCGACGGCATTGCCAAAGCCGCCCAAACGGCCGTCGCCATCGCCAAGGCCAACGCCCGGTTGCAGAAAGAACCCGTGCAACTGGCGCCACAGGCGGGTGTGGGCGATGTGAGCTGGAAAACACCCATCAAGCGCAACGCCTTTGAGGTGCCTGTGCAGGAGAAAGTCGATTTGCTGCTGAAAGTCAACGGGGAGGCCATGAAAAACGGGGCCGCCTTCATGCAGTCCAACCTCTTTTTTATCAACGAACAAAAGTATTTCGCCTCCACCGACGGCTCGTACATCGACCAGGACATTCACCGGATCTGGCCAACGTTTACCGCCACCGCTACCGACCGGCAGGCGGGCAAGTTCCAGACCCGCGACGCCATCAGCTCGCCGATGGGTATGGGCTATGAATACCTCGACGGGTCGGCGTCGGAGAAAATTCCTGGCCCCAACGGGCTCGTTGGCTACCGCAACGGCTACGACATGGTGGAAGACGCCATCATGGCCGCCAAACAGGCAAAGGAAAAGCTCACGGCCCGCACCGTGCAGGCGGGTAAATATGATCTGGTACTCGACCCGAACCACCTCGGCCTGACGATCCACGAATCGGTAGGCCACCCCACCGAACTCGACCGGGTGCTGGGCTACGAAGCCAACTACGCGGGTACGTCCTTCGCCACCCTCGATAAGTGGAAAACCAAAAGCTTCAACTACGGCTCCAAGCTGGTCAACATCGTCGCGGATAAAACCCAGCCCTACACGCTTGGTACGGTTGGCTACGACGACGAAGGCGTGCCAGCCAAGCAGTGGGATCTCATTAAAGACGGCGTACTGGTGAACTACCAGGCGATCCGCGATCAGGCCGCGATTATCGGCGAAAAAGCCTCACACGGCTGCTGCTACGCCGACAACTGGAGCTCGGTACAATTCCAGCGCATGCCCAACGTGTCGCTGAAAGCCGGTACCGAAAAACGGTCGGTCAACGACATGATCAAGGACGTCGAGAAAGGTATCTACATCATCGGTCGCGGCTCGTATTCCATTGATCAGCAGCGTTATAACTTCCAGTTTGGCGGTCAGCTCTTCTACGAAATCAAGAACGGTCAGCTGGCCGGGATGCTCAACGACGTGGCTTACCAGTCGAACACCCAGGAGTTCTGGAACTCCTGCGCCCAACTCTGCGATCAGGACGACTACCGCACCTTCGGCTCGTTCTTCGATGGCAAGGGGCAACCCAGTCAAGTCAGCGCCGTATCGCATGGCTCGGCCACCACACGCTTCAACGGCGTCAACGTAATCAATACAGGACGGAAAATATAA
- a CDS encoding TldD/PmbA family protein, giving the protein MAILSQEEAKRIIDKVLSYAKADETAVSLNGGRRGNIRYARNSVSTSGESNNISLAVTSVYGKRSGTATINELDDASLEKTVRRAEEIARLAPENPEYVPMLGPQTYLKTNPYAESTAKIDPAYRAQAAFDSLDPCRKKNLTAAGYLEDSTGFNAIGNSKGLSAYNRETSAEFSVTVRTADGLGSGYATRDVTDVSKLNTREATDIAMQKAAASVNARALEPGKYTVILEPAALVSNTDASLLAAMVRSMDARNADEGRSFLSKKGGGTRLGEKLFDERVTIYSDPQNLDVPTAAWTGDGRAQKRVTWVEKGVVKNMSYSRYWAEKKGVEAIPPGGNFIMEGGTASLADMIKNTEKGILVTRLWYIRPVDPQTLLYTGLTRDGTFYIENGQIKFPVKNFRFNESPVIMLNNLEAMGKPVRVGGSLVPPLKIRDFTFSSLSDAV; this is encoded by the coding sequence ATGGCAATTCTCTCACAAGAAGAAGCAAAACGCATCATCGACAAAGTCTTGAGCTACGCCAAGGCCGACGAGACGGCCGTGAGCCTGAACGGCGGGCGGCGGGGTAACATCCGGTACGCCCGTAACTCGGTGTCGACCAGCGGCGAAAGCAACAACATTTCACTGGCGGTCACGTCGGTGTATGGCAAACGGTCAGGGACGGCCACCATCAACGAACTTGACGACGCTTCGCTGGAGAAAACGGTTCGTCGGGCCGAAGAAATCGCCCGGCTCGCGCCCGAAAACCCGGAGTACGTACCCATGCTGGGGCCGCAAACGTACCTGAAGACCAACCCCTACGCCGAAAGCACCGCCAAAATCGACCCGGCCTACCGGGCGCAGGCCGCATTCGACAGCCTGGACCCCTGCCGCAAAAAGAACCTGACCGCCGCCGGGTACCTCGAAGATTCGACGGGCTTCAACGCCATTGGCAACAGCAAAGGGCTCTCGGCCTACAACCGCGAAACCTCCGCTGAATTTTCGGTGACGGTCCGTACCGCCGACGGGCTGGGTTCGGGCTACGCCACCCGCGACGTAACAGACGTGTCGAAGCTGAACACCCGCGAAGCCACCGATATCGCCATGCAGAAAGCGGCCGCGTCGGTAAACGCGCGCGCCCTGGAACCGGGTAAATACACCGTCATTCTAGAACCGGCCGCGCTGGTCTCCAACACCGATGCGTCGCTGCTGGCGGCGATGGTTCGGTCGATGGATGCCCGCAACGCCGACGAAGGGCGTTCGTTCCTGAGCAAGAAAGGGGGCGGCACCCGCCTGGGCGAGAAGCTCTTCGACGAACGTGTCACCATCTACTCCGACCCGCAGAACCTCGACGTACCCACGGCCGCCTGGACGGGTGACGGTCGGGCGCAGAAGCGCGTCACCTGGGTGGAGAAGGGCGTGGTCAAAAACATGTCGTATTCACGCTACTGGGCTGAAAAGAAAGGCGTCGAGGCCATCCCGCCCGGCGGCAACTTCATCATGGAAGGTGGTACGGCGTCACTGGCCGACATGATCAAGAACACCGAGAAAGGCATTCTGGTGACGCGCCTGTGGTACATCCGCCCCGTCGATCCACAGACGCTATTGTACACGGGCCTCACCCGCGACGGAACCTTCTACATCGAGAACGGGCAGATCAAATTCCCGGTGAAGAATTTCCGCTTCAACGAGAGCCCGGTCATCATGCTCAACAACCTCGAAGCGATGGGTAAGCCCGTCCGCGTCGGGGGCAGCCTGGTACCGCCTCTGAAAATCAGAGACTTCACCTTCTCATCGCTTTCTGACGCTGTGTAA
- a CDS encoding TldD/PmbA family protein: MNRRDFNQMLGLGAAGILMPTLPAFSHTVSPEALLEPGVDVATKKRLADAGLNAAKARGATYADVRIGRYLNQFVITRENRVQGIVNTESYGVGIRVIADGCWGFAAVANPKDEATVAKAAQTAVAIAKANARIQTEPVQLAPQKGYGDVSWKAPIKKNAFEVPIKEKVDLLLAANAAAMQNGANFVNNVLFQVNEQKYFASTDGTYSDQDIHRIGPNFTVTAVDPKNGKFSTRNSLSAPMGMGYDYLQVNPADKVGGITTRYKMGYDMLEDITAAAKQAKEKLNAKSVEAGKYDLVLDPSHLWLTIHESVGHPLELDRVLGYEANYAGTSFATLDKLKSKNFNYGSKQVNLVADKLQPGSLGAVGYDDEGVATKKWDLVRDGTLVNFQAIRDQAAIIGEKESHGCCYADNWSSVQFQRMPNVSLEAGKTPLSVEQMIKDVKKGIYIIGDGSFSIDQQRYNFQFGGQLFYEIQNGEIVGMLKDVAYQANTQEFWNSCVAVCDERDYRLGGAFNDGKGQPSQSSAVSHGSATARFNGVNVINTARKI, from the coding sequence ATGAATCGCAGAGACTTTAACCAAATGTTGGGCCTGGGGGCGGCCGGCATACTGATGCCCACCCTACCCGCCTTTTCACATACCGTTAGCCCGGAAGCCCTCTTGGAGCCGGGTGTCGACGTGGCCACGAAGAAACGCCTGGCCGATGCCGGGCTGAACGCGGCCAAAGCGCGCGGCGCCACCTATGCCGACGTGCGCATCGGGCGTTACCTCAATCAGTTTGTCATTACCCGCGAAAACCGCGTGCAGGGCATCGTCAACACCGAATCCTACGGGGTGGGTATCCGCGTGATCGCCGACGGTTGCTGGGGTTTTGCGGCCGTAGCCAACCCGAAAGATGAGGCTACCGTAGCCAAAGCCGCCCAAACGGCCGTGGCTATTGCCAAAGCCAACGCCCGGATTCAGACCGAACCTGTGCAGTTGGCCCCACAAAAAGGCTACGGCGACGTAAGCTGGAAAGCACCCATCAAAAAGAACGCCTTCGAGGTGCCCATCAAGGAGAAAGTCGACCTGCTGCTGGCGGCCAATGCCGCTGCCATGCAGAATGGAGCCAACTTCGTGAACAACGTGTTGTTTCAGGTCAACGAACAGAAGTACTTCGCCTCGACTGATGGCACGTATTCAGATCAGGACATTCACCGCATCGGGCCTAACTTCACGGTAACGGCCGTCGATCCGAAGAATGGCAAGTTCTCGACCCGCAATTCGCTGAGCGCCCCGATGGGCATGGGCTACGACTACCTGCAAGTCAATCCGGCCGATAAAGTTGGCGGCATCACGACCCGGTATAAAATGGGTTATGACATGCTCGAAGACATTACGGCGGCGGCGAAACAGGCCAAAGAAAAGCTGAATGCCAAGTCAGTCGAAGCTGGTAAGTACGACCTTGTGCTCGACCCGAGCCACCTCTGGCTGACCATCCACGAGTCGGTGGGTCACCCGCTTGAGCTCGACCGCGTGCTGGGCTACGAAGCCAACTACGCGGGTACGTCCTTCGCCACCCTCGACAAGCTGAAATCAAAGAATTTTAACTACGGTTCGAAGCAAGTCAATCTGGTTGCCGACAAATTGCAGCCGGGTTCACTGGGCGCAGTGGGCTACGACGACGAAGGCGTAGCGACCAAAAAATGGGATCTGGTGCGGGACGGAACGCTGGTCAATTTCCAGGCCATTCGCGATCAGGCGGCCATTATCGGCGAAAAGGAATCGCACGGCTGCTGCTACGCCGACAACTGGAGTTCGGTGCAGTTCCAGCGCATGCCCAATGTATCGCTCGAAGCGGGCAAAACGCCGCTGTCGGTCGAGCAGATGATCAAAGACGTCAAGAAAGGCATCTACATCATCGGTGATGGCTCGTTCTCGATCGATCAGCAACGGTATAACTTCCAGTTTGGCGGGCAATTGTTCTACGAAATTCAGAATGGCGAGATCGTGGGCATGCTGAAAGACGTGGCGTATCAGGCCAACACCCAGGAATTCTGGAACTCGTGCGTAGCAGTTTGCGACGAGCGCGACTACCGCCTGGGCGGCGCGTTCAACGATGGCAAAGGGCAACCCAGCCAGTCGAGCGCCGTTTCACACGGCTCAGCCACCGCCCGTTTCAACGGCGTCAACGTAATCAACACGGCACGGAAGATATAA
- a CDS encoding TldD/PmbA family protein, with translation MAILTKEEAKRITDKVLSFAKADETAVTLSGGRTGNIRYARNTVSTSGESNNMSLAVTSVYGKRSGTATINEFDDASLEKTVRRAEEIALLAPENPEYMPMLGPQTYLDTKSYAESTAKIDPTYRAQVAIDSIEPCAKKNLTAAGYLEDTTGFTAIANSKGLFGYNRATSADFSVTVRTADGLGSGYVIRDYNDVSQFSAKQATEIAMQKAAASVNARALEPGKYTVILEPTAASDLLNGLFFALDARNADEGRSFLSKKGGGTRLGEKLFDERVTIYTDPQNLDVPGSPFSAGGGGGGGGGRFGGGGPDGRPQVKTTWVEKGVVKNMSYSRYWAEKKGVTATPPPSNIIMAGGSASLADLIKSTEKGILVTRFWYIRSVDPQTLLYTGLTRDGTFYIENGQLKFPVKNFRFNESPVIMLNNVEALGKPVRANGNLIPPMKIRDFTFSSLSDAV, from the coding sequence ATGGCTATACTAACCAAAGAAGAAGCTAAACGCATCACCGACAAGGTGCTCTCGTTTGCCAAAGCCGACGAAACCGCGGTGACGTTGAGCGGTGGGCGCACGGGGAACATCCGGTACGCCCGCAATACGGTGTCGACCTCGGGGGAGTCGAACAACATGAGTCTGGCCGTCACGTCGGTGTATGGCAAGCGGTCGGGGACGGCCACCATCAACGAGTTTGACGACGCCTCGCTGGAAAAAACCGTTCGCCGGGCCGAAGAGATTGCCCTGCTGGCGCCCGAAAACCCGGAATACATGCCGATGCTGGGGCCGCAGACGTACCTGGACACCAAGTCGTACGCCGAAAGCACCGCCAAAATTGACCCAACGTACCGGGCACAAGTGGCCATCGACAGCATCGAGCCCTGCGCCAAGAAAAACCTCACGGCGGCGGGTTACCTGGAGGATACAACCGGGTTTACGGCCATCGCCAACAGCAAAGGCCTGTTTGGCTACAACCGTGCCACCAGTGCCGATTTCTCGGTGACGGTGCGTACGGCTGATGGGTTGGGGTCTGGGTACGTGATCCGGGACTACAACGACGTGAGTCAGTTCAGCGCAAAGCAGGCCACCGAAATTGCCATGCAAAAGGCCGCCGCATCGGTCAATGCGCGGGCGCTCGAACCGGGCAAGTATACCGTGATTCTGGAACCGACGGCCGCGTCTGATTTACTCAACGGACTTTTCTTCGCCCTCGACGCCCGCAACGCCGACGAGGGGCGCTCGTTCCTAAGCAAAAAGGGGGGCGGCACGCGGCTAGGCGAAAAGCTTTTCGATGAGCGCGTCACCATCTACACCGATCCGCAAAATCTCGACGTACCCGGCTCGCCTTTTAGTGCGGGCGGTGGTGGTGGCGGAGGCGGCGGTCGCTTCGGCGGCGGTGGCCCCGACGGTCGACCGCAGGTCAAAACAACGTGGGTCGAGAAAGGCGTGGTCAAGAACATGTCGTATTCACGGTACTGGGCCGAGAAGAAAGGCGTAACGGCTACCCCGCCCCCGTCTAACATCATCATGGCAGGCGGCTCGGCCTCGCTGGCCGACCTCATCAAGAGCACCGAGAAAGGGATTCTGGTCACCCGGTTCTGGTATATCCGCTCGGTCGACCCGCAAACGCTGCTGTACACGGGCCTCACCCGCGACGGAACCTTCTACATCGAAAACGGGCAGTTGAAGTTCCCGGTGAAGAATTTCCGCTTCAACGAAAGCCCCGTTATCATGCTCAACAACGTGGAGGCGCTGGGTAAACCCGTCCGCGCCAACGGCAACCTGATTCCCCCCATGAAGATTCGGGACTTCACGTTCAGCAGCCTGAGCGACGCCGTGTAG
- a CDS encoding AAA family ATPase yields MKPFFYVVAGPNGVGKSTASFQYLPAGVELINSDDIARQIRQQQTHQEVIQRLTNEAAQARIQQHLSKREPFAVETNLHDAETWQYFKALQQTGYEFRLLFICLDDLPILYQRVINRHVQGGHFVRDDVIRGRYAAGLSLLNHFFATPDNLTLLDASDQLQVVYQRIDGEVTIQQTPQPNWVLLNLADHMTNAGSDATLPATPASIDEIRARYQQQMGKNRPDLPDSPIH; encoded by the coding sequence ATGAAACCGTTCTTCTACGTTGTGGCAGGCCCTAACGGAGTTGGTAAATCGACGGCTTCATTTCAGTATTTGCCCGCTGGGGTAGAGCTAATCAACTCCGATGACATCGCCCGGCAAATTCGGCAACAGCAAACGCACCAGGAGGTCATTCAACGGCTCACCAACGAAGCAGCCCAGGCGCGGATTCAGCAGCACCTGTCGAAGCGTGAGCCGTTTGCCGTAGAAACCAACCTACACGACGCCGAAACGTGGCAGTATTTCAAGGCACTGCAACAGACCGGTTACGAATTCCGGTTACTTTTTATTTGCCTTGACGATCTCCCGATTCTCTATCAGCGCGTCATCAATCGTCATGTACAGGGTGGGCATTTCGTTCGGGACGATGTCATTCGCGGCCGATATGCAGCGGGGCTTTCCTTGCTCAACCACTTCTTTGCGACACCTGACAACCTTACGCTCCTTGACGCTTCTGACCAGCTACAGGTCGTGTATCAGCGTATCGACGGTGAAGTCACTATTCAACAAACGCCGCAACCCAACTGGGTGCTCCTCAACCTGGCCGACCATATGACCAACGCCGGTAGTGATGCAACGTTGCCTGCTACACCTGCATCCATTGACGAAATCAGAGCCCGCTATCAACAGCAGATGGGCAAAAATCGCCCTGATTTACCTGATAGCCCTATTCACTAG